Within Myceligenerans xiligouense, the genomic segment CACCGACTGGCAGGCGTCCAGCACGGTCAACGCGCCCACCTCGCGTGCCGCCGCCACGATCCGGGCCACCGGCGCCACCGCGCCGGTCACGTTGGACACGTGCGCGAACGCCACCACACGGGTGCGCTCGTTGATCAGCCCGGCACGGCCTGCGCCGCCGGTCCCGGCGTCGAGCCCGGACAGGTCCAGCCGCCCGTCGTCCCCCACGGGGATCCACCGGAGCGTCGCCCCCGTCCGCGCCGCGAGCTCCTGCCACGGCACGAGGTTCGAGTGGTGCTCGGCCTCGGTCACGAGGATCTCGTCGCCCGGCCCGATCCGGAACCGCTCGGCGGCCGCTCCCCCGCGCCCGAGCGTCGCGTGCTGCATGCCCGTGGCCACGAGGTTGATCCCCATCGTGGCGCCGGGCGTCCACACGATCTCGCCGACGTCCGCCCCCACCAGGGCCGCGACCTGCTGCCGCGCGTGCTCGAACGCCTCGGTGGCCTCTTCCGCGAGCGCGTGCGCGCCGCGGTGCACGGCGGCGTTGCGCTGCTCGTAGAAGTCGACCTCGGTGTCCAGCACCACCTGCGGTTTCTGCGACGTCGCCGCCGAGTCGAGGTAGACGAGACGTTTGCCGTCGCGGACCGTGCGCCCGAGCAGCGGGAAGTCCGCCCGCACGGCGACCAGCTCGGCGGGCGTGAAGGTGCGGGCGGCCTGCCCGGCCCTTACTTCAGTGGTGGTCATCATCGCTCCTCGATCCGGTGTACCGCCCGGGCAACTGCCGTCCGTCAGACGGCGGCCGGGGCCGCCTTGCCGACGTACTTGTCGTAGCCCTCTTCCTCCAGGCGGTCGGCGAGCTCCGGGCCGCCCTCCTCGGCGATGCGGCCGTCGACGAAGACGTGCACGAAGTCCGGCTTGATGTAGCGCAGGATGCGCGTGTAGTGCGTGATGAGCAGCACGCCGACGTCCGTGTTCTCCTTGGCGCGGTTGACGCCCTCGGACACGATGCGCAGCGCGTCGACGTCGAGGCCGGAGTCGGTCTCGTCGAGGATCGCGATCTGCGGCTTGAAGAGCTCCATCTGCAGGATCTCGTGGCGCTTCTTCTCACCACCGGAGAAGCCCTCGTTCACGGAGCGCTCGGAGAAGGCGGTGTCGATGCGCAGGTTGCCCATCGCCTCCTTGACCTCCTTGCCCCAGGTGCGGAGCTTGGGGGCCTCGCCGTCGATGGCGGTCTTGGCCGTGCGCAGGAAGTTCGCCACGGACACGCCGGGCACCTCGACCGGGTACTGCATGGCGAGGAACAGGCCGGCGCGGGCCCGCTCGTCGACGGACATCGCCAGGACGTCCTCGCCGTCCAGGGTGACGGTGCCGGAGGTCACCCGGTACTTCGGGTGACCGGCGAGCGCGGAGGCGAGCGTGGACTTGCCGGAGCCGTTGGGGCCCATGATGGCGTGGGTCTGGCCGGACTCGAGGGTCAGGTCGACGCCGCGCAGGATGGGCTTCGGGCCTTCCTTGGTCTCGACGCTGACGTGCAGGTCGCGGATCGCGAGGGTGGACATACGTTCTCTCCAGGTTCTGACGGAAGCTTCGTGTTGTGGACGACGACGGCCGTGGTGGCGTCGGTCTTCGGCGTGCGGCCGGTGCCCGCGCCGTCGGGCGGTTCAGGAACCGCCGGCGGGTTGCCCGTCGATGTCGACGAGCACCTTGTCGCCCTCGACGTTCACGGGGTAGACGGGGACGGGCCGGATCGCGGGGAGCTGGACGGGCTGGCCGGTGCGCACGTCGAACTGCGAGCCGTGCAGCCAGCACTCGACGAGGCAGCCCTCGACCTCGCCGTCGGACAGGGACACCTGCCCGTGGGAGCAGATGTCGCTGATGGCGTGGTAGTCGCCGTCGGCGTCGCGGACGAGCGCGACCGGGACGGGCGCCCCGTCGACGCCGTCCAGCTCGACGAGCATGGCCTCCTCGGGGGCCAGGTCGTCGGTGAGGCACGCGGTCTGGAAGGTCACCGGTACGTCACTCCGTCTCTCCCGCACCACCGGTCGAGGGGCCCCCGCCGGCGATGACGCTCATGGACTTCTCGAGCTCGGCCTCGATGGACGCGATGAGGCGCTCCTCGACCGACGCGACGCCGATCTCCTGGATGAGCTCGGCGAAGAAGCCGCGCACCACGAGGCGGCGCGCGTCCGTCTCGGGGATGCCGCGGGCCATGAGGTAGAAGAGCTGCTCGTCGTCGAACCGGCCGGTCGCGGACGCGTGGCCGGCGCCGTCGATCTCGCCGGTCTCGATCTCGAGGTTCGGCACGGAGTCCGCGCGCGCACCGTCGCTGAGGACGAGGTTGCGGTTGAGCTCGTACGTGTCGGTGCCCTCGGCCTCGGCGCGGATGAGGACGTCGCCCACCCAGACGGTGTGCGCGCCGGAGCCCTGCAGGGCGCCCTTGTAGGTGACGCGGGACTTGCAGCGCGGCACGGCGTGGTCCACGAAGAGGCGGTGCTCCTGGTGCTGGTCGGCGTCGGCGAAGTACAGGCCGACCATCTCGACCTCGCCGCCCTCGCCGGTGAACTCGGCGTCGGGCGTGATGCGCACGACGTCGCCGCCGAACGTCACCACGACGTGCTTGAGCTTGGCGTCGCGGCCGATGCGGGCCCGGTGGCTGGAGGCGTGCACGGCGCCGTCGGCCCAGTCCTGGACGGAGACGACGGTGAGCTGCGCGCCGTCGGCGACGTCGATCTCGACCGTCTGGTTGAGCGTGGCGACGCCCGCGTGGTCGATGACGACGACGGCCTCGGCGTGGTGCTCGGCCTTGACGAGCACGTGGGCGGCGGATGCCGCACCGTCGCCGGAGCCGTCGAACCGCACGGAGGTGACGTCGGACGCCACGGCCTCGGCCGGCACCGTCACGACCGTCGCCTCGGCGAAGGCGTTCCAGGCGCTGACGCCGGTGCGGTCACCGGGCTTGCCGGCCCGGCCGAGCCGGGCGTCGTCGCGCCCGACCGTCTCCACCTTCACCTCGGGAGCCGCGGTGACGCTCACCCGGACGCCGGAACCGTCCGCGCCCGCGGTCACCAGACCGCCGTCGAACAGCGGCTGGATGCGCGCGACCGGAGAGAAGCGCCACTCCTCCTCGCGCCCCATGGGCACGGGGATGTCGTCCAGCGAGAACGAGGTGAGGCGCTCGGCACGCGAGCCCTGGGGCTTGGCGCCGACGCCGTGGGTGTGGGCGCCGTCGGCCACGGCGCGGGAATGGTCCGTGGTCAGATCAGTAGTTGCAGTCATGTCAGCCGACGGAACCTTCCATCTGGAGCTCGATGAGGCGGTTGAGCTCGAGCGCGTACTCCATGGGCAGCTCGCGCGCGATGGGCTCCACGAACCCGCGCACGATCATCGCCATGGCCTCGGTCTCGTCCATGCCTCGGGACATCAGGTAGAACAGCTGGTCCTCGCTCACGCGGGACACGGTGGCCTCGTGGCCCATGGACACGTCGTCCTCACGCACGTCCACGTACGGGTACGTGTCGCTGCGGGAGATCTGGTCCACCAGCAGCGCGTCGCACAGCACGTTCGAGGCGCTGGCGCTCGCGCCCTCCAGCACCTGCACGAGGCCGCGGTAGGACGTGCGGCCCCCACCGCGCGCCACCGACTTGGACACGATGGAGCTCGACGTGTGCGGCGCGGCGTGCACCATCTTGGCGCCGGCGTCCTGGTGCTGGCCCTCGCCGGCGAAGGCGATGGACAGCGTCTCGCCGCGGGCGTGCTCGCCCAGCAGGTAGATCGCCGGGTACTTCATGGTGACCTTGGAGCCGATGTTGCCGTCGACCCACTCCATGGTGGCGCCCTCGGCGGCCGTGGCACGCTTGGTGACCAGGTTGTACACGTTGTTCGACCAGTTCTGGATCGTCGTGTAGCGCACGCGGGCGTTCTTCTTCACGACGATCTCGACCACGGCCGAGTGCAGCGAGTCGGACTGGTAGATCGGCGCGGTACAGCCCTCGACGTAGTGCACGTAGGAGCCCTCGTCCGCGATGATCAGCGTGCGCTCGAACTGGCCCATGTTCTCCGTGTTGATGCGGAAGTAGGCCTGCAGCGGGATCTCGACGTGCACGCCCGGCGGCACGTAGACGAACGAGCCGCCCGACCACACGGCCGAGTTCAGCGCGGAGAACTTGTTGTCACCGGCGGGGATGACGGTGCCGAAGTACTCCTGGAAGAGCTCCGGGTAGTCGCGCAGACCCGTGTCGGTGTCGACGAAGATGACGCCCTGCTGCTCCAGGTCCTCGCGGATCTGGTGGTACACCACCTCGGACTCGTACTGCGCGGCGACGCCCGCCACGAGGCGCTGCTTCTCCGCCTCCGGGATGCCGAGCTTGTCGTACGTCTGCTTGATGTCGTCGGGCAGGTCCTCCCACGAGGTGGCCTGCTTCTCCGTGGAGCGCACGAAGTACTTGATCTTGTCGAAGTCGATGCCCGACAGGTCCGAGCCCCACGACGGCATCGGCTTCTTGTCGAACAGGCGCAGCGCCTTCATGCGCTGCTTCAGCATCCACTCCGGCTCGCTCTTCAGCTCCGAGATGTTGCGGACGACATCCTCGTTCAAGCCGCGCTGAGCGGCCTGACCGGCCTCGTCACTGTCGCGCCAGCCGTATTCGTACGCGCCGATGGAGGAGATGATCTCCTCGTCGGTGCGCTGCTCCTGCGTCGGTGCACTCATCGTGTTCCTTCGGTGGTGGGGTTCGTTCCCAGGGGAATGTTCGTGGTGCAGGCGTGCGCTCCGCCTGCGATGGTCGCGAGGCGCTGCACGTGCGTCCCGAGCAGCTCGGAGAACGCCCGCGCCTCCGCCTCGCAGAGCTCGGTGTGCTCCTCCGCCAGGTGCTGCACGGGGCAGTGCCCCTGGCAGAGCTGGACGGCCGGGACCACGCCGGGAAGCACGGCCGCCCCGCCGGGTACGGACGCGGCGACGCCGGCTGTCTCGGAGGCGTCCCCCGCCAGTGTCGCCGCTGCGGGCACGGGCCGCACGGAGGCGGCGTAACCGTCCTCGCTCAGCAGCGCGGCGAGCCGGGCCGCGCGGGCGGCGACATCGGATCTCGCGGCGCCCCGCGTGGTGTCTCCGGTCGCGCCGGCCTCAGCCGCGTCCAGGCGAGGCGCGTACCGGCGCACGACGGCGTCGTAGCGCTCGCGGGCGAACGCCGCCACGGCCTCGTCCCCGCCGTGGGCGCGCAGGTGACGCAGCAGGTCGGCGGCGATCTCCTGGTAGCCGCCGGCAAGTTCGGACTGTCCGCCGTGGGTGACGACGTAGTGCCGCGCCGGACGCCCCCGGCGCGCCGGACCCGGCTGGCCCTCGTGCACCTCGATCCGGCCCTCGTCCTCCAGGAGGCTCAGGTGTCGGCGCACCGCGGGGGCGGTGAGCCCGAGGGTGGAGGCCAGGTGGGCGGCGGTGACCGGTCCGTCGGAGGCGACGAGCTGCAGCACGTGGCGGCGGGTGGTCCCGTCCGTCTCGTGCGGGTGCCCGGCGTGCGGGCCCGGGGCGGCGGACTGCCGGGCGGGGCGGTCCCGTCGGTCCTGTCGGCCGACGACGGTCGCGGGTGCCTGGGTGCTCATGTCACCTCCTGCGGGAGTCGTGCCGGCTGGTCAGGCCGGCGTGGGCGGTACGGCTCCGCGGACGGAGCCCGTCGCGCTGCGGTAGCCCGTGGCAACACCACGTTCCATCACTCCGCAAACGCTTTAAGGAACATCCTTGTTCCCTAAATGCCGCTTGGCAAGGAAGGCGAACCTCAGAACGTTCCGGATCGAGGCGAAGATCACACTCGTCGCGCTCGGCATCCACGAGCAGCACCCGATGATGGCCGCCGGGTACTCAACCATGGGGCCGAGCACGCCGCCGCGCCGTGGCGCCGGGTACTCAACCATGGGCCGGACACGCCACCGTGCCGTGGCGCCCAGTACTCAACCGCAGGACCGGACACGCCACCGTGCCGCCGGGACCGCGCCGCCGGGACCGTGACGGCGATGACGACTCAGCTGTGGGGTCACCACTGCCGAACCGCAACCCCGGCGTCCGCCCGCCCCGGCCGAACCGCAACCTGAGCACGCCACCGCCGGCCGAACCGCAGCCAGGCGCCGTCCTCCGGCGCCGAACCGCAAAGCCGGCCGGCCCGCCGCCACCGAGTCGCATAATGAATCGTTCAAATCAGCAGTTGGCACGATTCATTGTGCG encodes:
- the sufC gene encoding Fe-S cluster assembly ATPase SufC, whose protein sequence is MSTLAIRDLHVSVETKEGPKPILRGVDLTLESGQTHAIMGPNGSGKSTLASALAGHPKYRVTSGTVTLDGEDVLAMSVDERARAGLFLAMQYPVEVPGVSVANFLRTAKTAIDGEAPKLRTWGKEVKEAMGNLRIDTAFSERSVNEGFSGGEKKRHEILQMELFKPQIAILDETDSGLDVDALRIVSEGVNRAKENTDVGVLLITHYTRILRYIKPDFVHVFVDGRIAEEGGPELADRLEEEGYDKYVGKAAPAAV
- a CDS encoding non-heme iron oxygenase ferredoxin subunit; this translates as MTFQTACLTDDLAPEEAMLVELDGVDGAPVPVALVRDADGDYHAISDICSHGQVSLSDGEVEGCLVECWLHGSQFDVRTGQPVQLPAIRPVPVYPVNVEGDKVLVDIDGQPAGGS
- the sufD gene encoding Fe-S cluster assembly protein SufD, which gives rise to MTATTDLTTDHSRAVADGAHTHGVGAKPQGSRAERLTSFSLDDIPVPMGREEEWRFSPVARIQPLFDGGLVTAGADGSGVRVSVTAAPEVKVETVGRDDARLGRAGKPGDRTGVSAWNAFAEATVVTVPAEAVASDVTSVRFDGSGDGAASAAHVLVKAEHHAEAVVVIDHAGVATLNQTVEIDVADGAQLTVVSVQDWADGAVHASSHRARIGRDAKLKHVVVTFGGDVVRITPDAEFTGEGGEVEMVGLYFADADQHQEHRLFVDHAVPRCKSRVTYKGALQGSGAHTVWVGDVLIRAEAEGTDTYELNRNLVLSDGARADSVPNLEIETGEIDGAGHASATGRFDDEQLFYLMARGIPETDARRLVVRGFFAELIQEIGVASVEERLIASIEAELEKSMSVIAGGGPSTGGAGETE
- a CDS encoding helix-turn-helix transcriptional regulator, translated to MSTQAPATVVGRQDRRDRPARQSAAPGPHAGHPHETDGTTRRHVLQLVASDGPVTAAHLASTLGLTAPAVRRHLSLLEDEGRIEVHEGQPGPARRGRPARHYVVTHGGQSELAGGYQEIAADLLRHLRAHGGDEAVAAFARERYDAVVRRYAPRLDAAEAGATGDTTRGAARSDVAARAARLAALLSEDGYAASVRPVPAAATLAGDASETAGVAASVPGGAAVLPGVVPAVQLCQGHCPVQHLAEEHTELCEAEARAFSELLGTHVQRLATIAGGAHACTTNIPLGTNPTTEGTR
- a CDS encoding SufS family cysteine desulfurase, which encodes MTTTEVRAGQAARTFTPAELVAVRADFPLLGRTVRDGKRLVYLDSAATSQKPQVVLDTEVDFYEQRNAAVHRGAHALAEEATEAFEHARQQVAALVGADVGEIVWTPGATMGINLVATGMQHATLGRGGAAAERFRIGPGDEILVTEAEHHSNLVPWQELAARTGATLRWIPVGDDGRLDLSGLDAGTGGAGRAGLINERTRVVAFAHVSNVTGAVAPVARIVAAAREVGALTVLDACQSVPHRPVDLHALDVDFAVFSAHKTLGPTGVGALYGRRELLEALPPVTTGGSMVEVVTMESTTFAPPPLKFEAGTQMVAQAVGFGAAADYLRELGMDAVAAHETELAEELLKITSIPGVRVVGPESVGTLGAEAGPEAGLPDRVAAVSFVVDDVHAHDVGQVLDDAGIAVRVGHHCAQPLHRRFGIAATARASASVYTTLDEVVTFREALEGVRTFFGAE
- the sufB gene encoding Fe-S cluster assembly protein SufB, producing MSAPTQEQRTDEEIISSIGAYEYGWRDSDEAGQAAQRGLNEDVVRNISELKSEPEWMLKQRMKALRLFDKKPMPSWGSDLSGIDFDKIKYFVRSTEKQATSWEDLPDDIKQTYDKLGIPEAEKQRLVAGVAAQYESEVVYHQIREDLEQQGVIFVDTDTGLRDYPELFQEYFGTVIPAGDNKFSALNSAVWSGGSFVYVPPGVHVEIPLQAYFRINTENMGQFERTLIIADEGSYVHYVEGCTAPIYQSDSLHSAVVEIVVKKNARVRYTTIQNWSNNVYNLVTKRATAAEGATMEWVDGNIGSKVTMKYPAIYLLGEHARGETLSIAFAGEGQHQDAGAKMVHAAPHTSSSIVSKSVARGGGRTSYRGLVQVLEGASASASNVLCDALLVDQISRSDTYPYVDVREDDVSMGHEATVSRVSEDQLFYLMSRGMDETEAMAMIVRGFVEPIARELPMEYALELNRLIELQMEGSVG